The DNA segment CTCGTAGTTACTATTAAGTAGATAGTTTGCGAAATTCAACCTAAAGCctgaaggcaataaataagaaaaataaaatggaCATTATACAAACTTAAGCATAAATCTATTATAATTTTTGCTAACACGTCTTTTCGATTCAAAACCGACGAACTGATCTTGATCTTGACCTTCATCAAAGAAGCATCTTTGCCCCAAATCCGGCTGCAATCAATCAATCTATAGACTCGATATTTCGTTTTAACTTAATTGCCAATCTCTTCCAGCGATCGCGAGAAAGCGAAAATTAATCGTTCGACGATTGCTTGTTTACAATAATTAATCTAGATCccgttttaagtaattaaaggGGATTACAAAAATACTCGCAAACATTTTTTACGcggaaaaaatataattttcgtCCATTCGTTAATCTCCGCGAATACGATTAAAATTTTGCTCCATGTTGTTAATTGTATATCCTAGTACGTGTGACAATGATTTCCAGAAAGTTGTTTAATAAACGCTTTTCAAATGATGAAGCAATTTTTAGAAGTAATTAATCATCCTTTGTTAATTTCCACACTTGCTCTTAAAAGGGTTTCTCAGTATCAGCAGCATTATATTCTCGCGCtaagaacatttattttgtcacGCTAGTGCAAAAAAGAAGTAGTAGACTTAAACATTTCAAATCCTTAgggttttaaatttaaattctgtAAATCGACAACGAATCGAAGCTTTCCATTACCTAGTtgaatttaaatcaaaacagGGCAGAATCTATGACTGATATTGAATCGTTTGAGCATTGTTTCGAAACACTAACTTTgtgtaatacctacttacctactaatCGCATTAGTCACCATAGTTTTCGACTAGGTATCTAAAGATTAGTGTGTAGTAAgaataaaatttattacaatCTTAATTCAACTCATCCCCCTCCCACTCTAATGAACCCAGCCTTAATCCCCCATTTCCATTTCAGAATCAACCACAGAGCTAATAGATGGCGTGTACGGCGGGCTAAGCGCCCAGCTGATATACGGCACGTTCACAACGCCCCCTAACAGCATATCGGGCAGCGCCGTCTGCGCGTTTAGTATGCAAGACATCGCCGACACCTTCGAGGGGACCTTCAAGGAACAGAGCGCCATCAACTCCAATTGGCTGCCTGTGAATAGCGCTAAGGTATGCTAGGTCGACGTCTCTTGAGTCTGTGAATTATGTTCGATCTTTGATTCGCTTTTGTTTTCGAATCAAACTTTGACAATGTAAGATAAGATTTACTAGGCATTTCATTCCTAAATGACACGCGTTTGGATATCGTCGGTTAGAAACAACACTTGCGCGAAGTCACATGCGCAAAAGACATATTCGCGAAAGACATTGGCGCGAAAGACCTGCGCGTGCGATATTTTCGGCTGATATACGGCACGTTCACAACACCCCTTAACAGCATATCGGGCAGCGCCGTCTGCGCGTTTAGTATGCAAGACATCGCCGACACCTTCGAGGGGACCTTCAAGGAACAGAGCGCCATCAACTCCAATTGGCTGCCTGTGAATAGCGCTAAGGTATGCTAGGTCGATGTCCCCTGAGTCTGAGAAAGGGAAATTAAGTTCGGTGGCGTTTGATTCGCTTTTGTTTTACGTTTTGTTAGATTCAAACTTTTTACAGCCTAAGATCAGATTTTAATTATGTTCCGCTTGCAAACATTCATTTTGTATCTTGTAACGAAGAAATTCAGTTTATTACTTGGCTAAATGACCGTTGACAATGCTTTAATTCTCGAGGCTTTCTGCTAGTAGTTTCTCAAAGCTATCTAAATGTAATTGTCCCAATGTAACTGTCTtttagttgttaaataaatggaaaaaaaattggtACTTAATTGTGACGTAGCCATTTAAGTATGTAACGTTTGTGGCAACGACATAAAAAATTTGACTAGATCCAACTTAGTTTAATAAGAATCTTAGGCTTTAACTGCTAAGAAACTAGACGCATTAGTTTTTAAGGTCTACGGTGAGTCGCGTGACGTTCAACGTGTTAAAGATGGTTATTTTCTTTTACAGGTCCCAGAGCCTCGACCAGGGACGTGTCACAACGACTCTAGACAGCTGCCCGACCAGACACTAAACTTCATCAAAACACACGCCCTGATGGACGAGTCAGTGCCAGCCTTCTTCGGAGAACCTATTGTCATTAGGACTAGTTTTCAGTGAGTATACTAACAtacttagggtggattcgaccaaacaagagtaaatattaatctcaggacaaatcgtcagttattcgacattttgacatatacatttcccatactgaaactatcaatgtgccagttataccaggagttattctcggataaaagtctGGTCGAATCGGGTCTTATTCGGATAAACCTGTTTGTTTCTtccttttttttaagaatttctTAATTGAACTTGCTCCCGATTTCAAACTTCGTCTTTTGAAGGTCGAACATAAATAATAAGCCTGTTAGGCTGTTAGTTAATTACACTACAACAGGCAACCTTGACACACTTGTCTTGTGACCCGATTTCAATTCCTTGTATTGGGAGAGGATCAAATTCAATTGTTTATTTAAGTAACTAGGCTGCCAAAGAGAACTTTACACGTTCCaaccctactactgcttcggAACAGTAATAGGATGGGCCAGTGCTGCAGTGGTAAGAAAAAGCAGCGCTAGATACTCACTCAGTCACTCACTATTCTGGAAAAACTTCTAGTAACTCAAAACAGTAATGTAGTTCCTGTTTTCAAGATCATGTAGACGTAGAATAGTGTAATGTGTAGTgcatatttaataattattttctttgttcACAGCTACCGATTTACCCAGATAGCAGTGGATCCCCAAGTGAAGACCCCGGGTGGAAAAGCATACGATGTGCTTTTTATTGGAACAGGTATGTTACATTTGacatctttatatttttgtgttcTTATATAATCAGGTCATTTGGCCTACACTTCTCATGTTGACCAAATGGTCAATTCAAACTACTTTTAAAGATCATCGTTATCATATCAgtgtgcaataaaaatgtaacctACCGTATTTTTGCAGACAATGGCAAAATCATCAAAGCGATCAACGCATGGTCGTACGACTCTAACAAGCGAGCTGTGCCTGTGGTCATTGAGGAGCTACAGGCCTTCGCAGCCGGGTCCCCGGTTAGAGCCCTGAGGGTCGCCAGGGCGGGCAGGGACGCGGCCAGACTCATCGCTGTCTCTGATAGAGAAGTCTTAAGCCTGAGACTGCATAGGTGTTCGAGCGACAAGATCAGCTCGTGCTCGTAAGTACAACTGTATCTTAGTAAATAACCTAAATTAGTTTGTGGTTGTTCATCAAGAGTAAAACTGACTCTATTGACACCTGGAACCATAcgatagaagaagaagaagcaagTACTGTCAGTTActgtaataatataaaatgtcCAAGAGCATTTTTcggtaaaggtcaagtttgcaCAGGGGAAAAAGATACACTGTtgttggacccgcaacaaaattaatcaaaagaacataTTAAGAGGAGTCTGAAGTTAAGGACCAACTGCCCTTAAATGCAGAGCTTAGTTTTATGCGAATTGATTGTTCtccttcttgtcgtgtcgacattAAACCTACAGTGTCAatccaaaactccgccacaagagtggcgttgttagtagccttcattaaatcttcctgcgttaTTAAATTCTTGTTAATTTTCACAGAGAATGCGTGGCGCTCCAAGACCCGTACTGCGCGTGGGACAAGCAGGCCGGCCGGTGCCGCGCCTACTCGCATGGAGTCAGCCGGTGGTTAGACGAGAACTCCTTCTACCAGAGCGTCAATACTGGCAGCCACTCGGCCTGTCCTCACAGTAAGTGGCACACGACTATCTTCACCAGCTAGGGGCTTTAAAAATTGCCCTATGTCAACTGTCGAGATAATTTCTTctgaagcaaataaaacatcTTCATAGCACTCTTTAATTCTTTATCATAAGGTTATTCATTCACTCTCCACTGTGGGAGAATGACtctctccaatttaccagagcACTCTAGACCTAGAACTAGGACTAAGGAAGTGGTTAACTTACTCTATTACTGTTAGACCTTATTTAATCGGCAAAAAACTGTATTGAGTTCTTTGGGGTGCTTTTGTGGAGAAATCATTTGAATCGTAAAGgcctcaaatattttttttactatccagtaaatgattataataaatgcacattattattttaggtaAAGACGCAGGTGCCGTCGGCGGTCTCAGTTCAGGCCTGTACGATGATGCGAGAGGAGAAACCAAAGGAGAAGTCATCAACATAGTCCAAGACAAAGATGGGAAAGGAGGCAGCAACAGCAATGAAGGTACGAAAAGAATAAGCTTTGATTTATCAACCCTTGCTGCCAGACAAAGTTCAATTAAAAGTGTGATAGAAAGAACTGTCTTACTGTTTATGAATGACTCTTGTTTGTTCCGAAATGTAACCTTCCCTAACACTTTAGGTCCAGAAGTAATAACAGCCGATCCTCCACCACCAGCGTACTCGGTAGAAACGTTGGCGCTAGCAGTTGCAGCTGGAGCGTTAGCCGCTTTAGGCGCTGGATTCGCAGCGGGCTACATCTGCGGCCGGCGGTGTAAGAAGGACGACGATGACAACATGCCGTACCCTGATACTGAGTATGAGTACTTCGAACAGAGACAGAATATTAACAGGTTGGTAGGTTTGGAATCTTAGTCGCATCATTGGCATCTAATTCACCTTCAAGTCTTTAACAAACTCATCAACCTCATCTTGTTAACATTTTTGGCCTGTTCTTTACTAACTATTAAACGCATATTCTATTGGGTCTGTACCTATGAAATTGCCgattttttcttcaatattcATCAATGTCATAATtcgaataatttaaaaacaaatttaatttaaatttttatttttgcatgcTAAAATCTTAATATTGTCCCAATgctaaaattaatttcattgtcgtttaaaaaaatgatattttattttctctttgcAAAACGGCAATTTTATAGGTAAAGACCTAAACTGTTCTTAAAACTTACCGACTTT comes from the Ostrinia nubilalis chromosome 17, ilOstNubi1.1, whole genome shotgun sequence genome and includes:
- the LOC135080028 gene encoding semaphorin-1A yields the protein MTVLRCALFAALVAVAAAAWQENVRPKVFAQLGVDDTHKFLGNETHTDYFRLLLRDGNYLLVGGRNVVYNLSLTDLTEQRRLVWYSPENDVKMCVVKGKDEESCQNYIRVMVSLGTGRLLVCGTNSFKPFCREYSVQRDSYHMEREKSGQAVCPYDPEHNSTAVYADGELYSGTVADFSGMEPIIYREPLQTEPYDSMTLNAPDFVNSLVHGNFVYFFFRETAVEYINCGKAVFSRVARVCRDDRGGPHRFKQRWTSFLKSRLNCSVAGDFPFYFNEIQSTTELIDGVYGGLSAQLIYGTFTTPPNSISGSAVCAFSMQDIADTFEGTFKEQSAINSNWLPVNSAKVPEPRPGTCHNDSRQLPDQTLNFIKTHALMDESVPAFFGEPIVIRTSFHYRFTQIAVDPQVKTPGGKAYDVLFIGTDNGKIIKAINAWSYDSNKRAVPVVIEELQAFAAGSPVRALRVARAGRDAARLIAVSDREVLSLRLHRCSSDKISSCSECVALQDPYCAWDKQAGRCRAYSHGVSRWLDENSFYQSVNTGSHSACPHSKDAGAVGGLSSGLYDDARGETKGEVINIVQDKDGKGGSNSNEGPEVITADPPPPAYSVETLALAVAAGALAALGAGFAAGYICGRRCKKDDDDNMPYPDTEYEYFEQRQNINRIQAEPKLLQQVEEVTYAEPVLAPQPKPASPRATLRKHPPYHPHHETLFQFQPDAYRRDNFGTLRSHQVNGDGYRRGNDNGFSTTRSVKKVYL